A region of the Hirundo rustica isolate bHirRus1 chromosome 5, bHirRus1.pri.v3, whole genome shotgun sequence genome:
TACGTTTGATGTAATTCAAGAGCACTTCCTTGTTACCCATGAGAGAAGATTGCttcaatatgaaaaataaatggtgggaaagtttttttaatccattcaTCTCTTGCATGTCCCCTGCCTAAATTTCTTTGTGCAACAGCAGTGAGTGGCAGTGCTCATGAGCATGAGCAGACATGAGTTTGTCTATTCCTCCTATGAGATCAAGCATTTAAAAGAGCTGGGTTTCCCCTGCTTTGAGAATTTGCCTCTCTAAGGCAGGGTTGTGCCAAGCCCTTAACATTCAAAACTTATGATTAAGCATTACAATAAGGATACCTTTTAGAAATAGAGATGCATGAGATGCAGGGTTTGGGggctagaaaagaaaaagtttgcCTTTTGGGGTAGTTTTAGTTTCTCAGTGTACACTTTTCTCATAAGCTTATTTCTTCATAACAATAAGGCTTCATAATTAGCTTTTATAAACAAAGGCTTAACTTAGAacatagatttaaaaaaagagattgagTGTTTAAAAACTCACAATAAATTTTCAGGAGTTGGCAACGTTGCCAAGAACTTGAATTGATCGTCCAAAATCAGCAATCATGTAGTAAATTCCCCGCTTTAGTTACCTTGTGAGCCTCAGGatgtgttctttcttttttctttgtccagAGTCAGAAGTTGCCCAGAATATTTCTGTGCAGCTTTCAGGCATAGAAGGGGCATTTGCTGGACTTGGCTTATTTTGCCTGTAATATAAATACttattctgtttgtttgttttattttttcttatttttcagcaaCAGTTGgccaaaaatataaaatttggGCAGCCTCCACAAATGACAGTTTCTGCGAGGACAATGGGGGAAGCAAACAGCAGTACAGAAGATGATGTGTTGCTCAGCAGCCCCATGGAGATTGAGACCCAGCAGGACACAGCGATCTCAGACTGCGGTAATAAAGTAAGCACTTTAAATTGACATGTCCATGGCACTAGAGCAGTACTAAAGCAGCAAAGTTCACTGAGGTGTAGCAGATGTTTCCAGTGAGGCGTAGCAGAGCTCAGTGGGCTGTTTTATGTGGGAGGGATCTCTCAGCTTGTGCTTCTTGACCTGGTGGGAAGCGTGCTCTTGGCATCCTGAGGAGGGGCGCACAGAATTACTGGTTTGAGTGTTTGCTCTGAGCTTCCAACTGTGCAGACATTACTTCCAGTGTCGCTAGAACACAGGAAATCCTTctaatatagaaaatattttaaaatatggacTTCCCAGCAAGGATAGTTGTTCACAGCACCAAataccaaaaaagaaaataatttcaaaatgagaGGTGTGTGAAGCCTAAACCTGTAAAATCCTAGGTCTTAGAGTAAGTATGGATATTTCTCACGGACAGGAACCAATGGTGAAGAAGGGGGAGAACCATTTTGAATGctccataaaataaaatttccaatAAAGTTCAAATAATTATTCAACTTGTTTGGGGAGATTTTGATGCTGTGGGCATCCAGAAGGGTCTTGTTCAGGCAGTGAAGAAACATGGTGTGCGAGGAAAGGTCTCTGGAAATCCTCTAAGGCAAGACTGGTTCAGTGTGTTGCTGTAATGGCAGAAAGGAGTAGAGAGACAACCTTccatgcctggaggaggctgacTTTGTGCCTGGGAACCCCTGGGGAAGTCACCCAGCAAGCCATTATGTACACACAACCCTTAGGATCCTGGGACACCAGGGCATGAGCCTCCACTCATGTTCACTAGCGCTAGTGCTGCCTGCATGAAATGCAAGGCAGCAAAGGTCCTGTGCAATTCATGCCTGTGTTCAGCCAAACTCACAGAAGGGAGATTTATGGCTGAGTTGGCCCAAATTCTTCATCAGTCTTTAAGGGACAACATAGCTCCTCTGTGACCACTTTTTCATGGCTGTGGTTCAATCTGCCAGGGAGCCAAGCTTTTGGGTAGGACCTGCACACTCACACCTATCCCTTGGCAGTCTGGAAGGATAAAAATTAAACCTAATTAAGGTATATCTTTTTGCCTAACAAGTACTCCTTCTGGTGCAGTCAGGTAAGGTGAATCAAGAGCAAGCTGTGGGCCTGAGAGCACAAAATGTGCAGTGGGACTGTGGACAGGTTTTGGCGATGCACTGTCTCTACCCTGGTGCTAGGTGAGTGTATGTTTGAGGTCAGCATAGATTCTCTGCAGATAGCCTTCTTCTTGGGTCCTCCAGGAGACTCTGATGTCACCTGGTGACTTCCAGCTCAAAGGATACAATAGTTCAAGCACTAAAAACTTGCTAGAGTATTTTCCTGTATTACGGAGGGAGATTCAGTTCTTACCACCTActctttaaaatatgttttgaaaacaaaatgaacacCCCTTTGCATAATTCTTTTTCCAAATACTAAGGGAGCAACCATCCCCTACTCAGAGGCAGCTGTAGATGCAAACAAACCAATTTTACATGGATAGTGTCAGCCAGAGCATTTGgtactttcttttgtttctgcatACTGCTAATTACCTGTGTTATCAGAGATTTCTGGTGTGTGGCAGCTTCCCTGGTTTCTGCTCTTGTCTCATCTGCTGGCTTTGTAACTCCTTGGCATGTCTATCTGCATAGGTCTTGGGGGATGGGGTGGCTTCTGTCAAAAATTGGTGGCCAGGATCCCATAGATCTGCTCTACTTTGAACAGGCTTCCTGTGGTGTTTTGTGACTTCTGATTTTCCTGACTGAGTAACTCGGATTGGTGGCAAGAGTTCGGGGTTTAATTTAACCTGTAGTTGTGAAGCTGAGCTTTTAGCCTTAATAACTATGTGATGTAATGGGATCCCAACACACATTAGGTTATGAAGTAATACTGTCACAGAATGATTAAAACCAATGTTTCTGGGTGTGATGAATGCTGCTTCAAGCCCTGTGCCTGGAAAATTCCCCACTGTGATGGTTTGGAGAGGGACAGTAGCTAAAGAGTCCTAGTCCTCCAGGCTTCCATCACTCTGGGGGGACTGTTAGCTCTGTTGAAAGAGCACGGAATTGAAGCTCCTTGAAGCGGAGGTAATGCCTGAACAGGTTAGtatcttttttccttatgtGTAAGTCAGGAGAAAATACAATCATTAAGACCTGATCAAAATCCTACAAAGCtgtgcttttgcttttgttttggaaCCTGATTATCTTGTTAAGGAAGCCTGAGTGTTTTGCCTTTTGTAGAGCTATATAGACAGCAGTGATTCAAGGAGAAGTGAAGACAAGCTCGGAGCATGTAGGAACAAGAATTGCCTATCCATTAGTCCTGAAGTGatagaaaagagggaaaaatccaACCCTCATAACATACATGATTTCACAAGTCCTTTGAATCATATTTACTAGACCCTTTACATTTTAATACTTGTCTGTGGTAATTTTTTCTAGTCCACTGACACTCCAGATTTCttgagaaaaatgaattttcttggAACAAGAcatgaaatggaagaaaaggtaaaaaaactTTACTTTTACACTTGGTTTGCACTGAGTTGCTTTCTAATTTTAGATATTAGATGCCTgacagtttttgttttcatacatGGTTTGATTGATCATCCAATATTTTGTGAATGCTGTGCAGTTTTGGAGCTAGTTAATAAGCAATAACTAAGATTGAGAAATCTTAAGAGCTGATTGCAGGAAACAGCAGAACCCAGTTTCTGCCAGTCTTGCAGCATTCCTCTATTTGATGTATTAATCACACAGTCATAATTTTCATAAGTACTTCTACTACTTTGTTATGCCTGCATGTAATTCAATAAGCATATGCAAAATGTTCCCTCAGCTTTTAAGTAATTGGTTCCCTGATTAGCATATGTTTAACCTCAGAAGATTACAGAGCTGTCTTGAAAACAATGTATGTGATTTCTTTCCTCACAGAagatgttttctcctttttccgcccctctgtcttctttttccatttgtgtTATGCCAAATGCAAGTCTTGGGATGATAGCTTGATGACTTATGGAAGAGATAAATGACAGGCTCTCTCTTACATGCCTAGACATACTGTTCCACTATTTATTCATGAAAAGGGTCTCACTGAATCACTTTGCTTATATTTGCACTTTCTGAACCCAAGTATTTGAAGGGCATGAGAAATAAAGCACCCATCAAAGCCAGTGTTGTCTTTAgttttttgctgtttggttttgtcCTGGACATCTCCGCATGACTCTGGAGGGAAGGTTTTCCATAGGTACCATGCCAGTCTGAGATCCAATGCTGCAGTCATCTCCCATGCAGACAgtacagctctgtagctgttCTATTATGATGCTTAGATAAGTCAATCTGATTTGCTCCTGCCTAAAGTGTAtaatctaaattattttaagatgtAGGTCTTTTTTTCACGGTAAGCAAACTTTAAAATATCCCAGTGTTTGATGTTGCTTAAAACCCTGCCTGTGCCTTTCCCATTCCCAACAAGTACAGAGTGGAGCTAAACTGTGAAAAAACTTCATTAGAATGGTCTATGTAATTTTTATGCGAAAACCATAAAAATGTGTAGTactgaaaatgggaaaatattagCGCTGCAACTTTCACATCCAAAGTTTGCAATTTGTATAATGGAAAGCCGGGGTTTCAACCATTTTCTGCtaataattcctttaaattCAAACCTacaaaaaatgtgtgtgtgtgcaatttatttacttgtttatgtatttatttatttaatggaaCAAATAGCTTAATAATGGTTTCTTGTGTTTGTGATACAAACAGGTCACTCCAGTTAAGTCAGCTCGGCCAAAAAGACAGTTTTCCTGTTCTGGCACAATTGAAACAATCAATCTGGATTCAGTTCCCCAGGCTCTTGCTCGTCTAGACAACAGTGCAGCTAAGCACAAATTGTCCGTGAAGCCAAAAAAGCAGAGGATGTCAAGACAGCACAAGAGATTGACAAAGGTATTAAATGACTGGCCAAACAGCAAGAGGAGGGTGATTACTTTTGAAACTGGGTACAAAATAACCATAAATGAGTGTACTAGGATCTATAGACGGAGGACTTAAGATCTGATTAACACTGTTATTTATCTGAAACCCTAGCTGGAGAGAAGATGCAAAGGAGTTTTAATATTGTCAACTGAGACAAATACTACTTAAACCTGAAGTACTTCTACTAGGATTTTACATTGGGTGAGCCTTCTGATCCTGGTTTTTCTAGTAAAACCTTTAGGCCATAAAGGCCAAAAGATATGTGCTGCTGTTAATGCTGCTCTGATATAGGCAATCAGATGGTGCAAAATCTGGTTGGGATAAAATCAGATTCTCTAAATAGGGCATGGGTTCTGACAGGAGTAATATCTTTGCCCTATAAGAAGGAATAAGACTTAAGTAATGAAGCTCTTGCAACAGCTATAGAGATAAATACAAAGTTGTAGCTTTGTTCACTTAATGCACatctgtttggggttttatccTGACATCTTATTAGTTCTTGTAAACAGGACAAGGCTATTCTACTACACAGGGCTCAGGAGAGGCCACTGCCCTTTCTTCTGCACCACTGGACTTGCATTTATCACTCTtgcaatgaagaaaataaatttaaacctCTTGCTTGTACAGTGGTTTACTGGAGCCAAATGATGGCCAAATGATGGCTCAACAAATGATAGCTAGACAGGACATTAGCTGAGCTGTTTTCCTAAAGACAAGCactcttcaggtacagaacagAGCAGTATTCCTGGgaagctctggctgtgctgtccaTACATGTTCCCACGGTTCCCACAATAGCACTGGAGTCTCAGCACAGCTAATGAGGAAGATAGTCTTACTCAGGatttgtgaaaagaaaacaagatgtgTTTCCCTGAGGAGTGTTCTCTCCTGGCTAGCATTGCAGAGCTTTTTCCTGCAGGCAACAGCTCTGTCTCTGCAAGTACCAGATTTGCCATGAAAGAACTGGCAAAACAATGCCCCTAAGCAGGCATTAATTATTTCAGGCTTAAAGGATGGAGTTCTAAGTAGTAGAAGAAGAATGGACATATGAAACTTACACTCTGTTCCTTGGGCTTCTGCAAATTTGAAATGGCAGGTCTCAATGTACACCAAAGGGTGACTGAATATTTGGCATTATACTGCTGTCATTCTTGGgatgctttctttcttttatagGCTATCATCTGTATAGGTGAGAGATATGGGATCTATGATAATGTAATCCATAAACTGGGGTGGGTGGGGTGTGTTGGCTCTTCtaaaacactgttttaaaattcttttttgcatttgcaACTCTTTGTCCGCTATAAAGGATAACAAGACAACAGGCAATGTTCAGTAATGCCAAACTTGTCTCCAATTTTAGGGATCACAAAGTTTAACAATAACAGAATTTGAGCCAGAGGACCTAGAAACTCAGCTGTATGAGGACATATACCCAGGTTATAATGTACGCTTCACAGCAGACAAGCTAATCCAGGAGAGAGATGAGCAGAAGCAGCTTCAgctggcagaggaaaaaagaattgaaGATCATTGGGGTATCCTTGAGGCCGAAAGGATAAGACAGATTGTAGAAATggaagaacaaagagaaatggaagaaaaaaggtGCCAAGAACTTGAGGAGATgcagaaagaacaggaaaaaagatgCAGTGAACAAGAGAGGAGGCAATACCTCCTTGAAGGAGAGACAtctttgaaaacagaagagaaaatgtgccataaagaggaaagaagacTGATGAAGGCTGAAAATAGGcaagagctggaggagcagatgCAGAAGGAGTTGGAGGAGCAGATGCAGAAGGACTTGGAGGACCAACAAAGACAAGATCTGGAGGAGAAGAGGCACTGGGAAGTGGAGGAACAATGGAGAcaagagctggaggagcagaagcTCAAGGAACAGGAGGAACAACAGAGACGAGAATTGGAGGAGCAGAAGCTCAAGGAACAAGAGGAGCAACAGAGACAAGAGCTGGAGGTACAAAAGCTCAAGGAACAGGAGGAGCAACAGAGAAAAGAGCTGGAGGTACAAAAGCTCAAGGAACAGGAGGAGCAACAGAGAAAAGAGCTGGAGGTACAAAAGCTCAAGGAACAGGAGGAGCAACAGAGAAAAGAGCTGGAGGTACAAAAGCTCAAGGAACAGGAGGAGCAACAGAGAAAAGAGCTGGAGGTACAAAAGCTCAAGGAACAGGAGGAGCAACAGAGACGAGAGCTGGATGAGCAGCGGCACCAGCAATGGGAGGAACAGCAGAGACtaaagcaggaggaagagaaCCATCAGGAACAGGAAGAGCAACAGAGACgagagctggaggagcagaagcACCAGGAACAGGAAGAGCAGAGACGTCAGGAATTGGAGGAAAAGCATCAGCAATGGGAAGAGCAGAAGCACAAGGATCTGGAGGAGAAACAGAGAcaagagctggaggagcagaagaGACTAGCACTGGAAGAATTAAGGCAACATAGGACTGAAAAAGACAGTCAAAAGGAAGACGAAAGAAACTGGCTAGAGGAACAAAAAGAGctcaagaaacaaaatgaagaagaaatacCGCGACAAGAGCTAGAAGAGAAAGAGCTTGAAGAAgttgaaataaaactgaagcaGGATAAAGGGCCTCAGAGCctcaaacaagagaaaaaacaggagGAACAAAGACAGAATTTGAAGGagcaagaaaagacagagaaggaaCAACCCCAGCAAGTGACAGATAAGAAAAAGAAACgagaagagcagaggaaacACAAACTCACAAAACAAATGCACATGGAAAGTTCGGACTTTGTTCTGCAAGATGAActgaagcagcaaaaggaacaaaatggATGTGAATGGAAcaagctgaaagagcagaaggTAGACACAGAAGGACAAAAGCTTCAgccaaaacaagaaaaatcctTGGAACAGCCACAGGAAAAAGATCAGTTTTGTTCTGCTGGAGGGGCTGATAGGCATCCagcagaggagaagctccaAGAAGGAACAAGTTCCCAAAAAGTCAAACAGCCTGAAAAAGGGActaaaacagcagaagaaatgctAGCCCAGAAACTGAAGAGAGAAGTTGAGGCTCAGGAGCAAAAACGCATAGGGGAAGAACTTCGGTGGCAAGAGGTAGATGAAAGACAAACAGCATCCAGACCCTTCACATTTCAAGTGTCTTCTGGAGATAAACAGATCATATTTCAGAAAGTAAATCTGAGTCCTGTTATGCCCATCAAAGGAGCAGGACTCTCTTCCCCATCTGTCAAAGACTGCAGGGTGCACACTACCAGTAAGGGCTCTCATTCCCTCCCATCATCAGTGTGTGTACCCCACACAGCTATTTTGGTTACTGGAGCACAGCTGTGTGGCACAGCAGTGAACTTGAACCAGATTAAGGACACGGCTTGCAAATCATTACTTGGCTtaacagaagaaaggaaaaatgtggaTATTCCATCTCCAGAGAAgtgtgagagaaaaaaacaggatCTCAAACCCAGCAGCAGTAAAATGAAACATGCACAAGAGGCATTGAACAACCAGGCTGTACTGGCTGAGTGGGCCTCTATTCGCTCCAGAATCCTAAAGAatgcagaaaataacaaatataaTGAGAGAGACCGAGTAACTGTCTGCAGGCACAGTGATGATTGGACACCTCGAGGACGTGGTGCTCCCCATGGCAACTTGAGGAAAACCCTCTCTGCAAATGCGAAGTTCTCGATAACACCAGCGTGGCAGAAATTTTCAGATGCTTCAAAAAACAGTTCAGATGCTGAGAATGTAAATGTGGCGAAAAACAATGAAACAGTGGCTGCGGGGAGAACCACTGGCTCATCTGCTGATTCAAAGGAGGATGTGGTTTCCACTTTTAAGGATAACTTAGCTGAAAAGCctaaggagaaaatgaaaacccaTAGGGAAGTGACAGACAACACTGAAGGCTGTAAATTTGCAAAAGATCTTCCATCATTCCTTGTTCCAAGTTTTCCACATTCTATGGGGAAGGAATTATCCCAGCCAGAACTTCCCAATGCTCTGGAAATTCAGCAGAATAACAGCACCAAAAAAGCAGATAAACCACCAccaaatggagaagaaaatgtttctccTTTTGGGATAAAGTTACGAAGGACAAACTACTCTTTACGTTTTCATTATGATCAACAggcagagcaaaagaaaaagaaaagatacagTGCAGGAGACAGTTTTGATGGTGTGCCTGACCCACTCCCCTCAACAGAAGGTGAGAAAGAATCCTCTGTTTTCACTCCACAAGAAAGTACCTCTCCTGGCACTGGGAGAGCAAACATCCCTGGTCATTTAAAAGACTCTTCAGTTACTGTGGTGGAGTACTCATCACCTGTAGGCACACCAGTGGTCCCACCAGCCACTGGCCAGAGTGCTCTACCTGCTCATGAGAAACCAGCATGCAAGTCACTGGTCCCACAGAAACCTGCTTTAGCTCCAAAGCCCACCAGCCAGACCCCACCATCATCTCCTCTCTCTAAAATGAACAGATCAAACCTATCTGAAATGCTGGGGCAAAGGGTGGTTAAAGCTGAATCAGATGGTggctggagaaaagaagacagAGCAAATGCAGCCCAGCCCATACCATCCAATGACCACAAAAATGAAGatgaagaaatcaaagaaaagaagTCATTTTTCCCATCTCTAAGTATtccatggagagaaaaaaatgacaaaaagccTGAGCCATTGAAGAAAGGTATGTATCtttcaaagcaaatttagcTATTGTCTGCATTTCCAAAACGAGATACTGGAGGtccagaggaaaatatttggtCTTAAGCTATAATTTTTACCTGGCATGTTGCTTGTAGAGGACTGCTACTGTGCCTAGGGTTGTCTGAATGAGTGTGAATTCCCATGCCCACAGTCTAATTCAGATACCCGTAAATTCAGTGTGACCAGTGCAACCTACTAAAGAAAGTCAATCTCAGTCTCAAGGAGGTAACAgaagtgtgtgtgtttgtgtgtgtgtgtgtgtgtgtgtgtgtgtgtgtcttctTCCTTGGCAGAGGTGTTATCTGTGCCTCTAGTGAGTCAGGTGATGGACTCTGTGGTCCATGGATAATGGTGTCATCAGAGCAGAtggtataatttttaaaatctacattctgttgcttctctttttaaagaaatgttatctagcttaaaaaatattaacatctAGGCCCCCCATCCTGGGCAAATTCCTTATTTGAGCAATACAACCAGGCACAGCAGTCTTTGCTTCAGAGGCAGTCTTTAGTGATGAAAACAATTAAGCTAGCCATAATGTCCCTTCAGAGGAGAGTTGAAAGCCCCTGTGCCCTGAAACGGTAGTCTATACAAGAGGGAAAATTACCCTTTCAGAGTAAGGACACTCAAAAGACCAAGGCAGGAATTCAGCATTTCATTGGCAAtcccaatttttttcattcttgaaTTTTTCAAACATCAGGACACTTCTAAAACAATACTCATTGGAGCTGCTGATTCTTCCGGTTTTTTTCACACatataaaaaaagataaatttggaCAGCTGGGTGAGTGTGTCAAATTAGGTCTCATTCCTGAGGCATAAAATCTGTTCCAGGATTTGTCATGCAGTCTTCAAAGGTCTGTGACTGACAATGGCATTCAATGGGCTTAGCTCCAGCATTTTCACAAGGTAGAGAAGTTGTAGGGGTTTTCTCGAGACAAGAGATGTGCATTACTCAATCaatttttgtcatgttttctttcagaaaagccTGTCCTTCAGAGCAGGCACTCTTTAGATGGCTCTAAATTGTTGGAAAAAGTAGAAACTTCACAACCACTTTGGATTACGTTAgcactgcaaaagcagaagggCTTTCGTGAGCAGCAAGCTACGAGGGAAGAGAGAAGACAAGCCAGAGAGGCAAAGCAAGCAGAGAAACTGGCTAAAGAAAATGTAAGCAATCTTTAGAAACCTGCTCATTAGAAATACTGACACCATAATTACAACTGCTAGCTAATTTTGTTATgtgggaataatttttttatgtttggtaAGACTTCGTATGAGCTAAAATGACAGCGAGTAAAAAAGTATTCTGAAAGTCTGGATTTCCCTCTTGCAAAACTGAGACCTCCAGGAGAAAATATGGTGCAATAATTTGGCAATTTTGGTGTAAACTCTGATGATATCAGATAGTGGCTAATGACAATCATAAACAGAACTACTGTACAGGGGATGGAACAGAAAAATTGTGTGCAATGTAGTTCTTTCAGAGCTTACATGAGATGTTAACCTTTAATGCTTGGGGAATAACAGCTGGAATATGCAATTATAGGTGAATATTAGTAAGTcggaatttatttttattgcagtaTGTGGGTAAAATACAGatgaacaaaagaaatgaaCAGTCATGATACATCCAAATGCCTTAAGCAGGCACTGAATTCAATCACTTCTTTCCTGTTCTCCAAGTAGCTTTTTACTCTCCGTGGCTTTCTATTAGTAAGGGAAGCACTTCTACAGTAGCAAAGAAATGCTGCACAAACAGTGATGTTGTATATAGATATCATAGATGGTAAAAAGGGAGAGCATGTGGataaccaaaaatattttgctgtttgttaTGAGAACCAAATTTCTGATGGATACATGCATAACCCGAGACATAGGCAAATGATGGAAGAAATCAGTAGTGGGTGCGAAGCTGCCCACAGATGCAGACTATGTTTTAGTGCTGTATTTAACAGGGAGGGCTGGCTCAAACTCTTCAGTGTTTTGACTGAAATGACAATGtgacaaattaaattttgtagTGGGTTTTTTACAGTCTTTAACAACTGTTGGTTTTAGAAGTATCAGTGTTGTGATCCTTTGCCAAAAAGGAAGGTTAAGGAAAGGACAGGTGATGAGTTAAAGCATCAAGTATGTAATCTCTAACTTGTAGCCACTGCAGGACACGCTTTCTCATTTAgcagttttccttctctgttctAGGCTGCTGTAAGTAATCAGTCAGataataaaagcagcagcagcaaaacaagcACACTGCAGAAATCTACAACTCaagaaggagagaagaaaattgaGACTTCTGTGTCAAGATTAGAAAGAAGGGAGCATCTAAAAAAGTCGAACACCCTTCCAACTTCTGTGACAGGTACAGTTGGGAGATTCAAATTCACTCTAGGAATAATGCGCTTCAGAAATGGTTTTGTATGTTTTTGAGAAAGTGAATGAGAGGGTTTCCTTTCCCTCATATACTACCGCCAGAATTACAAATGCATTCCAGAGAATAACACAACTTATTCCCATCTCATGTGCTGGCCATTATGatggaaatacatat
Encoded here:
- the CRACD gene encoding capping protein-inhibiting regulator of actin dynamics isoform X3, with the protein product MGSRAFSHDSIFIPDGRTESEQAIQAMSQENVLGKVKILQQQLAKNIKFGQPPQMTVSARTMGEANSSTEDDVLLSSPMEIETQQDTAISDCGNKSTDTPDFLRKMNFLGTRHEMEEKVTPVKSARPKRQFSCSGTIETINLDSVPQALARLDNSAAKHKLSVKPKKQRMSRQHKRLTKGSQSLTITEFEPEDLETQLYEDIYPGYNVRFTADKLIQERDEQKQLQLAEEKRIEDHWGILEAERIRQIVEMEEQREMEEKRCQELEEMQKEQEKRCSEQERRQYLLEGETSLKTEEKMCHKEERRLMKAENRQELEEQMQKELEEQMQKDLEDQQRQDLEEKRHWEVEEQWRQELEEQKLKEQEEQQRRELEEQKLKEQEEQQRQELEVQKLKEQEEQQRKELEVQKLKEQEEQQRKELEVQKLKEQEEQQRKELEVQKLKEQEEQQRKELEVQKLKEQEEQQRRELDEQRHQQWEEQQRLKQEEENHQEQEEQQRRELEEQKHQEQEEQRRQELEEKHQQWEEQKHKDLEEKQRQELEEQKRLALEELRQHRTEKDSQKEDERNWLEEQKELKKQNEEEIPRQELEEKELEEVEIKLKQDKGPQSLKQEKKQEEQRQNLKEQEKTEKEQPQQVTDKKKKREEQRKHKLTKQMHMESSDFVLQDELKQQKEQNGCEWNKLKEQKVDTEGQKLQPKQEKSLEQPQEKDQFCSAGGADRHPAEEKLQEGTSSQKVKQPEKGTKTAEEMLAQKLKREVEAQEQKRIGEELRWQEVDERQTASRPFTFQVSSGDKQIIFQKVNLSPVMPIKGAGLSSPSVKDCRVHTTSKGSHSLPSSVCVPHTAILVTGAQLCGTAVNLNQIKDTACKSLLGLTEERKNVDIPSPEKCERKKQDLKPSSSKMKHAQEALNNQAVLAEWASIRSRILKNAENNKYNERDRVTVCRHSDDWTPRGRGAPHGNLRKTLSANAKFSITPAWQKFSDASKNSSDAENVNVAKNNETVAAGRTTGSSADSKEDVVSTFKDNLAEKPKEKMKTHREVTDNTEGCKFAKDLPSFLVPSFPHSMGKELSQPELPNALEIQQNNSTKKADKPPPNGEENVSPFGIKLRRTNYSLRFHYDQQAEQKKKKRYSAGDSFDGVPDPLPSTEGEKESSVFTPQESTSPGTGRANIPGHLKDSSVTVVEYSSPVGTPVVPPATGQSALPAHEKPACKSLVPQKPALAPKPTSQTPPSSPLSKMNRSNLSEMLGQRVVKAESDGGWRKEDRANAAQPIPSNDHKNEDEEIKEKKSFFPSLSIPWREKNDKKPEPLKKEKPVLQSRHSLDGSKLLEKVETSQPLWITLALQKQKGFREQQATREERRQAREAKQAEKLAKENAAVSNQSDNKSSSSKTSTLQKSTTQEGEKKIETSVSRLERREHLKKSNTLPTSVTVEISDSVPSTPVTKEVAKRFSTPDANPVSTEPAWLALAKRKAKAWSDCPQIINGILCGCEPLPAADIQY
- the CRACD gene encoding capping protein-inhibiting regulator of actin dynamics isoform X1 gives rise to the protein MINLFKKPYKKKAGKFQPFKKLFGKRKKREPASECEEPKLKPSHSFGNICNGSSSDEEPSSALRSSHYSMGSRAFSHDSIFIPDGRTESEQAIQAMSQENVLGKVKILQQQLAKNIKFGQPPQMTVSARTMGEANSSTEDDVLLSSPMEIETQQDTAISDCGNKSTDTPDFLRKMNFLGTRHEMEEKVTPVKSARPKRQFSCSGTIETINLDSVPQALARLDNSAAKHKLSVKPKKQRMSRQHKRLTKGSQSLTITEFEPEDLETQLYEDIYPGYNVRFTADKLIQERDEQKQLQLAEEKRIEDHWGILEAERIRQIVEMEEQREMEEKRCQELEEMQKEQEKRCSEQERRQYLLEGETSLKTEEKMCHKEERRLMKAENRQELEEQMQKELEEQMQKDLEDQQRQDLEEKRHWEVEEQWRQELEEQKLKEQEEQQRRELEEQKLKEQEEQQRQELEVQKLKEQEEQQRKELEVQKLKEQEEQQRKELEVQKLKEQEEQQRKELEVQKLKEQEEQQRKELEVQKLKEQEEQQRRELDEQRHQQWEEQQRLKQEEENHQEQEEQQRRELEEQKHQEQEEQRRQELEEKHQQWEEQKHKDLEEKQRQELEEQKRLALEELRQHRTEKDSQKEDERNWLEEQKELKKQNEEEIPRQELEEKELEEVEIKLKQDKGPQSLKQEKKQEEQRQNLKEQEKTEKEQPQQVTDKKKKREEQRKHKLTKQMHMESSDFVLQDELKQQKEQNGCEWNKLKEQKVDTEGQKLQPKQEKSLEQPQEKDQFCSAGGADRHPAEEKLQEGTSSQKVKQPEKGTKTAEEMLAQKLKREVEAQEQKRIGEELRWQEVDERQTASRPFTFQVSSGDKQIIFQKVNLSPVMPIKGAGLSSPSVKDCRVHTTSKGSHSLPSSVCVPHTAILVTGAQLCGTAVNLNQIKDTACKSLLGLTEERKNVDIPSPEKCERKKQDLKPSSSKMKHAQEALNNQAVLAEWASIRSRILKNAENNKYNERDRVTVCRHSDDWTPRGRGAPHGNLRKTLSANAKFSITPAWQKFSDASKNSSDAENVNVAKNNETVAAGRTTGSSADSKEDVVSTFKDNLAEKPKEKMKTHREVTDNTEGCKFAKDLPSFLVPSFPHSMGKELSQPELPNALEIQQNNSTKKADKPPPNGEENVSPFGIKLRRTNYSLRFHYDQQAEQKKKKRYSAGDSFDGVPDPLPSTEGEKESSVFTPQESTSPGTGRANIPGHLKDSSVTVVEYSSPVGTPVVPPATGQSALPAHEKPACKSLVPQKPALAPKPTSQTPPSSPLSKMNRSNLSEMLGQRVVKAESDGGWRKEDRANAAQPIPSNDHKNEDEEIKEKKSFFPSLSIPWREKNDKKPEPLKKEKPVLQSRHSLDGSKLLEKVETSQPLWITLALQKQKGFREQQATREERRQAREAKQAEKLAKENAAVSNQSDNKSSSSKTSTLQKSTTQEGEKKIETSVSRLERREHLKKSNTLPTSVTVEISDSVPSTPVTKEVAKRFSTPDANPVSTEPAWLALAKRKAKAWSDCPQIINGILCGCEPLPAADIQY